In Dermacentor silvarum isolate Dsil-2018 chromosome 10, BIME_Dsil_1.4, whole genome shotgun sequence, the genomic stretch TGTGTTGTAAACTGCAAGAGatgctttttttgttctttaaaaGTGAGAAATGGTGCTTAACAATTAAGCAGCACTCACAGAGAGGATGTCCAGCTTGGAGCAAATCCACGTGAGGCATCGGTAGGGCAGCGTCTCGTACCGAGACTTCTGCTTTGCCGACATTCTGGTGCAAAAGAAGGAGAAACGGTGACACCTCTGGTTAGGCGCTCAACACTTGGAATCACAAAGGACTTGTAACAGTTAATTGCGTAGTTACCGTGACCAGCATTTAGCAACGAGAAATTAATCTGCAGTGGCAGTAAGTTGACTGACGGTGTTTAAGGAGGCCCTGAAACCACTTTTCATCAAAGTTGAGAAATGCATTTTAAATTaaattagactatttcagaaatattaTGCCGCAAAATGTTCCAATGtattcagcagaagcagagttattggcagcCAAACATGCGATTCGCGGCGTTTCCACTGCTTCTTCAATGACATGCAAAGGCTATGGCATAGCGGGGTGTGctcacaacgctccgcctactaaACATCActgtggcacgcagttcaaattatattttggatgttcacatagacgcCCCTACTATTGATATTGGCCGCTACGACATGCCAAATGCAGTTGTCCTTGGCGTGCCGCAGTACGCTCAGCCAGCGAACTCATCACAGCACCCGCAGGGCCCGGGGTATCGAAGCTATATGGCAGACCatagctacatgcaactgtagtgcgtatgtgcagcatttgctttgtgcacgacagagCTTGAGTGCACGCTCATATGCTCCAGACTAGCCGTGCTATGTGGTGTAGACCGCCTTTGTCCTGGACCAGCTTGACTGAAGGATAATAGTTACATACAACATGCACATCTTGAAGTGCTACAAATAGCTAAATACGAAATGAAGTCTgtcaaggcgtctaaccaggagtgAGTGCGCGCTGGCAAgcatgcgtgtggtctgaccttaaacTTGGCATcgcatggttcgaggctagttgactGTTCAAatctagtcgaaattagcgagacccgactaCTTTTTAAATTTAATTAAAGTTTAATTCCCACGCGGGCGGCACCGGCCGTCTGCTTCTTTCGGAAGTAcataattattatcgaaattcgaaagcagattttcactTACTTAAGCCTcattattaaactgcgtcaataaatatacacagtaacagtaggtaGACGCGCACTCGTCAAAACACCCTTCTTAATTGATGTCAgttattggccaatagcagtcgCGGATGGGAATCGGCAATAATACGAAATAAAAGGTCCACAAAAGAGTGAGGAGCAAGCTTCTGTTGAAaagtgtttgagagaaaggtgacttcgcgctccgcttgcgagatTCACGCGCCGCGcccgactgcaaaatttggccaAGATGTTCACGGCAGCATATGCAAAACACAGACTGTGTTctttcaccaagcccgagaggTGGTTCAGGGCCACTTTAACATTCTAAAGCAACACGGGGTCGAAATGAACTCGAGATTCTGACAGCCAGGGCTCATTCAGCGTGCTACCAAAGCACGGCACGTAAGCAACCATATCGTCGCGGATTTGGTTCATGAACCGAATCCACGACCATATGCTTACGCCGTAGCCACCGTGCCAGCGCGGAATGTCTGCTCTGGCAGTAGTCACAAAGTCTGAGCAAGACGACCAAACATTCCCATTCCATaccgatcaaaaaaaaaaaaagaaaaaaaaaggggggggggggggcacacgcAATTTAACACCGCAAGCCAAGTTTATTTTGGGCACCCATTTTCGTGCTCATGTGATCGGGAGTTCTTCGGAAACGTCACTTACGACGAGCGCCCAGGTAGTTACGATCGTGGAGTTGTCAAGGCGCAGCCGCGCTGCCCCATGCCTCTACATTATGGTAAATCTTGGCGTCTTCCATGACCTCAGGTAGTACTGACAAAGTGGCAGCTAGTACTACGCGTTTGCACTGGCAGATGAAATCTCAGAAACAAGGAGGAACGACTTCCTTTCGtccgtttttctttttcccccttaCTTCCCATTTTGACAACTTCGGTTCCAAATTAACATGTAGCGGGCAAAATTTCAGGTTCCCTACGAAGTGCTCCAAGTATTACGCGAGCGCGTTAGCTTTATGGCTAGCGACGTTGTGGAAAATAGACAGCGGTAAAGATGGTATTGGTAACACGAACCTTACCACGGTCTTTTTGCAGCAAAGCGATTCGTGCGCACTCAATGGACGCACCGCGTCAAAGGCAGGCGAGAAAACGAAAGCATGCGCGACAACTGACGTAAATGACAACTGCCGCGAACACGAGACACATGGGTAGCAGACGCGTATAATTTATAGTTGGAACGTGTTTTCGGTCGACGCAAAACGAAGCGATTTGAAGGGAAGCGCGCCGTTGCCTACCTGAACGCCGCGCACTGCGGTGAAAGGTGGACAGCGTTGGCTCGTCGCTTCTGTGCAGTCAACTTGCGCGCTCGTCTGAATCCAGCTGAACCTTTGCGTCGGTTTCTCCCTGAAAATGCATAGGGACTTTAAACTCTACCGAATCGCGCGAGCGGTTCATTCAAAGCGCCGATGATTCAAAGCATGGCGCCCGATCCTTAGTCCGGCTGGACAGAATGAGAAAAAGCGATGCAGATTGACACGCGGTGCACGCGCTGAGCTTCCAAAATTCAGGCATGTAAAATTTTTAAACATAAAGAAGTAAAATTGAAGTAGCAACTAGGTGGTTGCTTCGAAAAGCGTCTTTTATTAGAGAAAACCTTAGTGTTTTAATTTTTGACAACACTTCCCGAATCAGGTTTTGATAGCTGTAGCGCATGTACAAGGCATTGGTTTTGAAATTGGATTCGGAGGCCCGACGCCGATCATGTAAGGATTTCGGTGCCAATAAGCGTGTCAGAGGCCGAATTGACCCATATTTCTCTCCTCGCAGGACCTCCATCAATTTGGAAGCCACCAAAGACTTGTTGTTGCTTTACGAGACACTTGTGGATGAAGAAGAGCAGCGGGATCGGCTGTGCGAGGTGAAGTAGAtgctctttttttccccctcgtaTTTGTATGTCATAAGCACGAAACGCCCTATATTGTTGTTGATCCGAGCTGATTCAAGCAGTTCTCATTCTAACGTGTTGCAGGACCAGATGCTGCTAAACTTTCTAGTTTACGTTCTCCAGGAGACAACAGACGAGATCGTGATGCTGTCCCTCAAGGCAAGTTCGCACATAAAGAAAGTATCGCGACGTATTAAGATAAGTAATTTTATCCTAAATGTTCTTCGGCAAAGTAATCAGGTATCACCTTATTGGTCTATCAGCACTTTCTGTGTTTGCTTTTGCTTGTTAGGTTTAACCCTGGGATGGCCTATAAACATTGTTGCAAATCAAGGAGAATTAATTTTTAAAAGCTTATTCGCATTTATTTGTAGCCTTGGAGAGTACATTTGTACTGAAAAATGAAATGTCACTTGAGTAAGAACTCAATCAGTACGGCAATTAACTAAGTAGTAATTTGTTTTCGAAATTGTCCGCCACTGAAACTATGCCCCAGCGTACCAAAAATGCCATTTAGGCATTTTTAGTTAAGCCTCCATTGCATAAATCAGAATTTCGAAATATCCAACTCGGCCGAGCATAAATGATACGTTGAACACTACAGGGTAATCCCTAGTTGAACAATCGAACACCGCCTGAACATCCTATTTTGAATGCTTGCCGTGTGGATGCAGTGCAGGCTGCGCAGTTATTGCTCTTCGCATATTGGGCGTCATTCAGATCAAGCCAAGCATGGGCTTCAatgttaagatgcatttctgaatacagggATAAGTGTTTTATGGATGTACACAGTAGGCAGCGTGTCTGCGCATAGCTGGTAATATGGATATTGTTGCCCGGTAGTACAAGACCTGCGGTTGCTTGGAAAAAAGTTGAGACAAAGCTATTTCAATCTGGTTCCCacaattctttattattttttccccCTTGCCGTTGCCACACAGGTTCTGGCTGCCCTGTGCGCTGATGACGACAGATGCGCGATAGTCTCGCAGACCTTCGGCCTCTCGCCTTCGCTGGAGCTGCTAAGTTCTGGGTAAGGTCCTCTCTCCCAGAAACAGGAGCTTGAAAACGTATGCTGCGTATGTTTGGAGCATCTACGTGTCTATTTTCGTTGCTCAAGTGCTTTCTCTTACACAGACATCTAGCAGTACTCTCGACAAACAGTTCCCTTCGACTTGCCATGCACTACACGGTCCAAGGACAAGTTCACACCAGTTATGTGCCTGCGTAAAGCGTGGCTGGAAAACCACCCGCACGAGGCCTGCATTATACTACTCCTGCAAGTGCAGGGAAAAAGCTGTGAACTTGTTTTACATGAAGACTTGTGCCATGTGAAACAATCGGCAGTGTGCAGGTGCTGTTTTATGTTGCACTGGTAAAGTAGATAGTAATAGTAAAGGGGAGTGAAACGAGTAACAAAGCACAGTAGCTTCTGAACTACACTCGGCTGACAACCTTGTAAGAATTCAGTGCAATCGCAGTACACCTGCTCCGTTCGCCTCCACGCTCCAAAACACAGTTTGTGAGAGTTGCCAATGTTGAAAGAAGTTCACCTCTTCCATGAAGTCATAGAAATGAACAAACATAATTGAACTGTACACAGCTGTACAAGTTCATTTAAGTCGGACATCAGTGTATTTGCCATTGCCTTTTTGTGTTCTTGCTAACTATAGTTCAGGAATCCCAGGAACATTAAGTGGACCTAAACCACACAAGTAGCCTGGCAGGAATGCAAGGCTCAGTAATCTGCCTATGTACCATCTACATTAATTGCAAAGTGAACATGAAAAACAAAACTGAACACATGGATTGTAGTTTCCATAGCAACCATGATATGGGCACTGCAATGaagcatgtatttttttttaaagcaacgGAGTAGTCTTGTACCATCCAAAACTGCAAATCACAGTTGCATGATGGAGTTTGCACATCACATTCTTCGTCCAGCTGCCATTGTGTATAAACCAGGCCAGCAATTCTAGTATTGGCAACTGACCTGATTGTTTCTAATCTACACGCCATCTTTTCAGGTGCAATAATGATTAGCGCAGCTGCAAAGACAGATAGGACCAAGCTTTCTTTAGGTTTTAAACACACTTCACAAGCTCTGAGTCATCTGCGTTTCTAGCCGCAACAGCTACGGAAACTGATTTTCCATGACAGCGGTGTTTAGGGATGGTTAAATTTTTCTGCAGTGACAGTGTAGCAGCAGGGTATGATGTGTACTTTGACATGTCAGTTGGAGCACGTGCTTGCCAATAGGGAGAGCTACGGTCATTAGAGCTGCAGATATTTGTAGTCGCAGCATGTGAAGTGAACCTTCACATGCTGTCTGCTTCACATGCTATCACTAGTTTTGTCTGGGCAGTTGTCATTACAAACTTGCAGCACTTGAAATAGACTTTACGAGGTATCATGCAATGGTCACTAACTTGAACAATCTAATAGAATGTGTATGATCTATTTATGTGTGAAAGAACTGGGGACATATTCTCAAACGGTCACTTTCAGCGATACCATCACCTTCACGTGATGCAGttctcaaccagccaataagcgtgCACTGAAAGCGATATCACCGAAAGCATCCGCCCGAGATTACGTCCCCTGATTGCACCTCGGTTCTCCACTGCTGTTGACATTGCCTTTCCTTGCTGTTCCTCTAAGTTTTTTGTTTGGACATTTCTGCACTTAACAGACGAAAGGCTACAAGCACCAGGATTATACCTTGAGCAAGAACTACTGCTGGTCATGGGTCTTCCCGCATGTGTCGTGTAGAGGTTATGACAGCAAGTGGGGGACAGTGAAGGTTGCTACTTTGCAACGCAGGGCCCACGACTATGGCGTGAAAGAAGCTGCACTGAGGCTCAAGATGCGCCTGCTCGAGGCGAAGGTGGCGCTCCTCGCCAGGCAGCAAGAGGAGGCAGCCATGGCTGACATGCAGCTATCGTTTCGGGATTCCCGCAGCGCCTGGTATGCATGCATGCCTGCAAAGAAGTGCAAGAAGCAGTGCAATTAGCACtaagacagcaaaaaaaaaaaaagagtgtagTGTTGCATGAATTTATAGTAGTTATGGCCACAGTATTAGCTGCAATGCTTTATCAGACCCTTACGTGTAGCCACGTATTATGTAAACCTGTTATGCTTAAGGCAAAAAGCTGGGCTAGCTTGAAACCTAGATGTTTCAGACATTTCCACCTTTTGGGGAAGAAAAAGAACACTTAAGGAGAAAAGACAGCAGGACAGGAAGGATGCTGGTCCTTCAGTCTCCTGTGTGTTGACTGGACAGAGTTTGTCAACAGGTTTCTGTATTTCAACAAGACGGGAAGTCTTTCGCATCTTGTAGTCTTTTCTTCTAAGGTGTTCCTTCTTTCCCCTAAGTGCTGGAAATATCTGGAAATAGCTGGAAATGTGCCGCGACCTCCGAAGTAATTAACGTGAACTTGGTCACCGCCCTGTGTATTAGCATGAGTGGTGAGCTTTAATTGCATTTAACGATCACTACACCATTTCAAGCCAAGCAATAAACTGTTGTAGCTATTGCTATAACATGTATACCAACCTGGGTAACTGATTTCGGCTGTGACCATTATCCTGCTACAACAGAACCATTTCAAGCCAGGGTAGAGGTCATTGTAAATTTTAACTAGTAGGAGTATGTGAAGTAATTTTTGAgactgaatcgaatacgaataaaATATTGCAAGAATTGAAGAGTGGATAGTTCTTAAATAGCTTTTGAAAACAGTAGTCGTTCTGTCCATTAATATAAAGCAATGTTTGTATACTAGTATTCATTATGCTTGCAAGTGCATGTCATGGCATTGCATGTTATAAGGTGTTGTATGTTGTTTATAGTACAACATCCGTAGAGAATTCGGTACAGTTTGCTTGCATAGCCAGCATTCTTTGGAGTGAGAGTGATAGTGATTAGAAGGTGAAATCTGGCTCCCATGGTGCATTTTATTTATGTACTTTTTAAATTTATAACACTCTCAAGGCCATATAGtagcattaaagaggggagtggttactaagcagtaaaataaaacaaagaagaaaaaccaAGCAAGTGCAGCGAATGCTGGTAACATAATATTCTCCTGaatatacaatgttagctaatatTTCACAAAAGAGTTGTCGGTGATGGCTGGGACccttgagggaaggtggttccattcctgagatgtaagactgaaagaaagactttgtgttacatgaatcaattccttcCTACATTACTACAAGCAATTTTAAGCGGATTGAAATGTGAGGTCGTCGTGAAATGTGGTGTGCTGGAAAACTTTATGAAACAACAAATAACAGGCGACATTACAATGGTTAGCTAGTGGAACAAGCGCTTGGTTAGCTCTCATTGAGGTTATACCAGATGTACAGttttagaaagaatgaaacgagcAGAACTATTTTAtgctagttcaagtgaagtaatacgGTTAATGTGACTAGGGGACCCCGCATTACACATAAATAATTCAAGATTGGAGCGTCTTAGGGTCTTGTAGAGCAATAgctttaaccccacaaagcccaacttAAAAATTTTTATATGCTGAATTCGATGTTtaaaaactttatttaaatttttaAAGATTTAAAAAGAGTTAAGCCCATTCTAGCGTTTTTGATATGCTGGAGGGAGTTTTTGGTTGGGGTTGGTTCAGTAAATCAATTACTAAGTAATTAATTGCCATACTATTTATTTTTAATCGTCATTTCACTATTTTCTTCGTACTAATATattctccatggccagaaataactGTGGACAAATTGTTTTAATCTTCTCTGATGGGAATAAGGTAGACGGTGCTCTGGAAAACGTTACACCTtaagtacccgagcatgcgaTTGGCATTGTTAATGACGTACTCTGCATGAATAGTCAGTGTGCTCCACTGTGTAGCTTCTTGCATTTTATATCTGCTTCTATGGCTGCTGGGATGAAATTTATTGCACTTTTTCTCCAACTTTATGTTTGATTGGGCATACTAGAGGATTTAAACTATTTACTCAATCCATTATTAGAAAATTGCTACGACTCGCACACCCATATTACTAGTAAAATGTGCACCACAGGACGCATCCTTTGTTTCATAAGTGGTGAACTTACCCATTTGTAAGACATGTTTCCTTCCGGTACATGTCTTCCGCATCATCTCATGCACTGTGGTGTTTTGCTGGTGTCCATATTTAAGAAATGGTGCACTTCCGAGCCCAGCATCCAAGTGCAGTGTTTGTGAAATTCCAGGCCACACGAGGGAGATTTGGGACTGTTCAATCACTGTGTTGAATGGTCGCGAGATGGCCTCACTATGTTATCAATGAGGCCTTATGAGCTGACTGAGCAGAGTTTTCACAACAGAAATGATCCCCTCCTTGTtactattatttattttttaattatttacctATTTATTTCAGGAAAGATGGCAGTTTTGTTGCAACTACCCCATCTCCAGCTAAGTGCCCACCATTTATTGGACAGCACAATGGGGCGGCAAAAGTTGTTTCGCTACACATCGAGGGCCTCTGTTCTCAGGTGCAGCGAATTACAGACACGGTCTGCTGTTGATAGAGAAGTGCAAAGCTAAGTTTAAAATCAAACTGTGTGTTCTGTATATAGGGTGTTCCAGGCTAACTTTAGCCGAGCTCTTAACGAAAGAAAAAAGATTTAGAAAGCACGGTAGAATGTATGATTTTAAAACCTAGTGTTTGGTCATCAGACTTTGTGACAAACACTCTAGGTCTTAAAATTATATCTTCTGTCGTGTTtttaaatcctttttttttttttcccagttgaactgcttggctaatgttagctgggacataTGGTACACTGATTACAATAGCACATAAGTATGCCTGTTGCAGAATGCTTAATTTTAGGAAGCATTTCTGAAACCGAAAAATATCTATTATTTTTTCATAAACTGTTTCGTTCTACAGCTGGACTAAGTATTTAAAGGTACCCTTTGAGACATATTTTTCATCGTGCATTGTTCATGTGCATAAATTGAAAAGGGTGCATCGCAATCTTGTTtttcagctgttttttttttgtgaccaaTTTGTTAGCCACAAAAATGTTTATAATGCCTCTAatgaattatttattttatttcatccCTTCACCCTGCAATTCTGCAGGTTCTGTACTTGTCTAATATGCATTCTCCAGAAAAAATAAATTATCTTTATGGTATTAGTGCATTTTGTTTATGGTTGCGAAATTGTGTGCTTACTCATGTTACGATTTaggttttatttctttttaaaattatttctctTTGTCACCTGTCCTCCCCCATCCCAGACTGCAGCGTTTAAATAGTTGAACAGTGCACTGTGCCAATGTGAGTTTTGGCCTTCCCTTAGCGTTTCGATCACCAATGTGCTGCTGCATGGTCTTCTAACACGAAGAGGCCCACCAGTCTTGAATTCAAGCTTGGTATGGCAGCAGGCACCAGTAGAATTGTTAATCTGATGAGTGAAAGTTAACATACCTgtgatttctttttaattttagCATGAACAACAATTCACCATTGCACAAAATGACACACTCAGTGCAATGAACAAAGGGAATGAGGGGTAGCCATGAAGTGCAGTTTGATTTATGCAAACCTACTATATTTTCTTTAATAGAAGTTCCTTTTCATGATTATCAGTTCCAGAAAACATCTTTCATTATGTTCGGAACCACATATTGACTATAATGTGACATTTTCCCCCTCAAGTTTCGTTCTTCGAAATTCAATGAGCTTGCCACCCTCCGTTGTGATCATGCAGGTCTGCGATTATTAGCTTGTTAATTTTTTAGACGCATGACTCTACGGTTGACAAACACTAGCTGTTCCCTTCCGTGTACTTTCGTCCATGTTGTTCATGTcacacctaaaaaaaaaaaaaacactgtacaGCAAACCCAAAAACCCAACCTGCCCAAGCTGTTATTTTGGTCTGCGAATAGGAGGAGTGCAAAAGAGTTTAGTTACATTAAAGCAGGTTTATCTGAGGACGTTTAGGTTCAGTGGCCCTATTCGTCATCGCAACAGGCATCCGCATTGCCTCAGTGTGCAAACACAGCTGCTTTAGCATACGTGAACCTTGTATCTCCCAAGCTGTTGTGCTTCTGCTAGAACATTTTAGCATAGCATAGAGCGATGTGCAACTCATTACTGTAATGCACGCCTATGCGGGCAATGGCGTGCGTGCATGTGGCCTCGCATGGGCAAGTCCCATAATGTAGTCCCAGTAATGGGACACCCATTACGCTGTGCTCAGAGGTCCTATGCTGAGCCCGTGGATGATACTGCATTGTGCATTGGTATTAGTTTGTGCTTATTCATAATGTTATCATTATCATTTAGTTGTTCACCTTTCAAAGGTCTTGCCTCCCATTATATTTGTGGTCAAGTTATATCCATGCAAATACATTACTTCGCAAGCCTCTCAAACTTGGTTTCCCTGGATCTAACTGCAGTGACATACTGGTCACTATATCATGAATTGAATACGGTATAGACTCACGTAAGGGCTGCGTGCCGCTACTAGATTGCAAGAGCCGTGTAGTAGTGGGATATACTATCTAGAGCCATATAGCAGCAGCTTTTACACGGGACCGAACCACATGTAAGGGCCACACCTTGTCAAAACTATGGGAAAAAAAGTGCCACCCTTatacgagtctatacggtatatgcatttttttttttttggaggatGATGACTGGAGGATgatgttttattttttgttgtaatTTCTGAACAGAGCGACAGAGAATTGTGCAAAGAGAAGCTGCTCGCTGTCCGAGGTGTGATCAGCTTCACATTCGACATCGAGAGGCGGCGGTGTGTCGTTCGGGTCAAGTCGGATCTCTCGCCGCGGGTAAGCATGAAGGCAATCCTTGCTTCTGTCACCAGTGCATGATGCAGATCCAAGTCAAATTTGCACATATGCTGTTGTCATACCTGTGCTGTCctaatgatgatcatgatgatttaatggcatcccctttgaaacggggcggcgacaaatagtcacctagcctgctcaggtatactatacatgttctttatctagaatttttgtatacttctcattaatcttttatttttattttttgaagatttaccttgtaccgctacctatgaatttaagagatcaggtcgtatcaaccttctccctgctttttttccaccagtactctaatcgtctcttgctgatctctactgATGATCTGttaatgtttccttccactttaaacccacgCGCTTCTGGGagctgcacgttacctacggttcttgctgggtgcatcccgtcgcattccattaggatgtgctaagtGGTGTCTGGATCTTtaatgcagcatacacatgcctcgtctagttccgaatatttgctccggtatgttttaggtccttaggcaaccggctcgatcctcaaatagcaaggcactgccctttgtgttatcgtacatattttcccttctaatttctttcttctcattcttgtaaatctccatgctactttttgtttccattctttgcattcaattcacggtctctatttctctcactttctttctgatgactcctggttgtctatttacagtttcgattatcctgtacttggttgccaacttccttgacctcttcctccattctgtgcccacgcttttcatgtagagatacttgtgcactttagccacccatttattttcatccatgttcctgtgTTCTTGTGCTAATGTCAAAGACGCTTGCACCCCTGTGAGCCTTCTGCATAGAAATGAGCATGTTCTCTTGCATGCAGTCAGCTGTTGCATGCACATTTTCCTGTCATCTTTCAGGCATTGGTACAGGCTATCAAGTCCACGGGAACGATGTCGGCGATGCAGGTAGCCAATAGCACCATTCCAAAAACACCAAGCAATAGCAAAACCAAGGttagtttgtttttttcttctttaaggtaCTGCTTATGTAGGTACTTATTATGCACTGATGTATGAACCTAAATGGAATGATAAAGGCCAGGGGCTCTGAAACCGGAGGGGGGGACAGTGAGTGCTGTCAGATGGGGGCACCCGCCACCCCCAGCTTGAGGGCCAACCCGCCTCCAATATCAAATAAGCATTTGTTTGACAATAATACAACAAAAGCTTGTGAAGTCTTGTGAAACTGTGTTTAAACAAAGTACGAAGAGCTTTTATTGCAATGATGGGCTGTGGAGTTACGCCATATGTACTAAATCTCTCTAATAAAACTACGACATTGATGCAACCAAACTTTATGTCGACTTACGCAGCCTACAGCTGAAGACTCCCACCTTGAGGTTGGCCATGAGGCAGAAGCCAGTCGGAAAACTGAGGAGGAGGTGGAGGACAAGGAAGAAGATGAGGGTGAGAGCGAAAACCTCCCGGCCTACCTCCCCGAGGTGGACAGTCCGATTCGAGAGGACGCAGTTGTGCGGCAAAAGAAGTCGAAAAGCTCCTCAGCTGCCAGCTGGCTTGGAACGGCCGCCACGTTCATCACCAAGTCACTCTACTGGTGAATAGTGACTCGAGCTCAGTGACGTTGTGATCTTTGTCGATGCCACAACGAAGCACTTGTGAACTTCTGTGAAGACATGCACTAATAGTGCACGCCATCTATTGGTCAGAGTTCTATGGTGCGTTGTTGAAACGAGATTAATCCCAATTCGAAACGGTGTCGCCTGTTCCACGAGGACAATATGGCTGTCATCTTGTCTGGCGACTCATATTAGCATAGTCCAACTATACGTAATGCTGCCATCACCGTTACCACCTCGGTTGCCTGTGAGGTTTACATATGCTAGCGAATCTGCATTGCACGTGTAAGCAGGTGGAAGAGGCAGTAGTGATTTAGCAAAATTATCTAATATGCTACAATACCTTGCGTTGCAAGTTGTAAGTGCCCCCTCTCCACCCTCCTGTCGGGTTTGCCTGTGTGTTTTgccattttgcatttttttttgcattattaaTAGTGGATCTGCGCCAACTTGCCAGTTTTACCATGGGTCTTCGATATCTTTTGTTGCATGGCTGTTGGCTGCCAGCACAAAACGAGAGACACTGAAGAGAACTGTTAAAGTTCCATTTCTTAAAACACAaataggtcatattgtaagcagaAGTTAATTCTGCATTATGTCATGGACTTTGGCAGAACCCAGTTGATGCTAAAATTACCTTTTCATGATTTCAAAGAATAATAACAATAGCATACAAAAATAAGTAACGCTGGCTGGCAACGTTTGTAGGCTTTTCCCCCGAGTGAAAGCattgaaataaatgcaaatgctgCAAAGTTTGTGTCTACAATGTGAAGTTTGACAGTTCCTCTGCTCATAAGTGATCCCTTGTAGGTTGCGATTTCATAAAGCAATCCAAAAGTCTACATAAAGCATGAGGAACCAAGATGTGTCTCAACATTGCCTCTCAAATTTTTACCAAAAAAACGTTTTTGGGTGCGTCTTGTATGTATCAACA encodes the following:
- the LOC119465911 gene encoding uncharacterized protein LOC119465911, which produces MTSINLEATKDLLLLYETLVDEEEQRDRLCEDQMLLNFLVYVLQETTDEIVMLSLKVLAALCADDDRCAIVSQTFGLSPSLELLSSGAHDYGVKEAALRLKMRLLEAKVALLARQQEEAAMADMQLSFRDSRSAWKDGSFVATTPSPAKCPPFIGQHNGAAKVVSLHIEGLCSQSDRELCKEKLLAVRGVISFTFDIERRRCVVRVKSDLSPRALVQAIKSTGTMSAMQVANSTIPKTPSNSKTKPTAEDSHLEVGHEAEASRKTEEEVEDKEEDEGESENLPAYLPEVDSPIREDAVVRQKKSKSSSAASWLGTAATFITKSLYW